The Halogeometricum borinquense DSM 11551 DNA window GCAGGTGGACCCAAATCTCTCGACGAATTAGCCGAGGAGACAGGATACGCGAAGTCCACGGTGAGCAACGCGATGGGAACGCTCGAACGGTATCACCTCGTCCACAGACGGTCGGCACCCGGCGAGGGCCGGAAGGTATACTTCGAAGCCGAAACGGATTTCTGGACTGTTCTCACGGAACTGTTCGAACGGGAGGGTCGCCGAGAGATACGTATCATGCGACGAGCACTGGAGAACGCACAGGAGACGCTCGAAGAGGCGCCGGAGACAGAGGAGACGAAGCGTGCCGAAGAGCGAATCGAACAACTCCAGCAGCTCTACCGACAGTCAGAACGCGTCCTCGAATTCTTCACCGAGGTTCCCATCGACGAACTTCTCGCGTATATCTCCGAGTTTCGGAACCGAGACACCGCCACCCGCGACGACTGACGGCGCTTCGCCGGTCCTCGACTGAATTCCTACTCCCGATTCCTCCGGTTCTCACCCACTTGTGAGATGGCCGCCGACGAGTTTGAGGTAGAGGAACGGCGCGAACCACTCTAGACCGGGTTCCACAGAGACGAGCATGAGTCCGACGAGGACACCAACCGAGACGAGAAGCATGCCGACAGGCCGACGGAATCGGTGCGGGCTCAGAAGTACGAGAGCGGCGCTCACAATGAGAAACCCGTAAATA harbors:
- a CDS encoding GbsR/MarR family transcriptional regulator → MTEEAYDEARTEIADAMARTAELYGLNRSYGRVYGFLYFAGGPKSLDELAEETGYAKSTVSNAMGTLERYHLVHRRSAPGEGRKVYFEAETDFWTVLTELFEREGRREIRIMRRALENAQETLEEAPETEETKRAEERIEQLQQLYRQSERVLEFFTEVPIDELLAYISEFRNRDTATRDD